A stretch of Treponema vincentii F0403 DNA encodes these proteins:
- a CDS encoding extracellular solute-binding protein, with the protein MKKSFLLLVTVVLFSFASCAKKDADQTAVKDTGTQMSKEVVIYSPNSDSEIAAVVPAFEKATGIKVILQSMGTGDVLARLEAEKANPQADINWGAVNLAFWKDHPDLYEQYVSPNDKNLPEAYQSYNGYFTYTKLSGSAALLVNKDVFKEIGLNPEEFKGYKDLLRPELKGKIAMGDPAASSSAWAELTNMLLSYGRQTL; encoded by the coding sequence ATGAAAAAAAGCTTTTTATTATTGGTTACGGTTGTGCTGTTTTCTTTTGCCTCTTGTGCAAAGAAAGACGCCGATCAGACAGCCGTAAAAGACACCGGCACGCAGATGAGTAAAGAAGTTGTTATTTACTCTCCCAATTCGGATTCCGAAATAGCCGCAGTTGTTCCCGCTTTTGAAAAAGCAACGGGCATCAAGGTTATTCTCCAGTCAATGGGTACAGGGGACGTTCTTGCCAGACTTGAGGCGGAAAAAGCAAATCCTCAAGCCGACATCAATTGGGGCGCAGTAAACCTTGCTTTCTGGAAAGACCATCCCGATCTTTACGAGCAATATGTTTCGCCGAATGATAAAAATTTGCCGGAAGCATATCAAAGCTATAACGGATATTTCACCTATACAAAGCTGTCGGGAAGCGCAGCGCTCCTTGTTAATAAGGATGTGTTTAAGGAAATCGGTTTGAACCCCGAAGAATTTAAAGGATATAAAGATCTTTTACGGCCTGAGCTAAAGGGAAAAATTGCAATGGGAGACCCTGCCGCTTCTTCAAGCGCTTGGGCGGAATTGACCAATATGCTCCTTAGTTATGGGCGACAAACCCTATGA
- a CDS encoding extracellular solute-binding protein, with product MGDKPYDDKAWEFVAQFVKQLNGSIISSSSQIYKATADGEYAVGVSYEDPCISLLEDGATNLMVVYPEEGAVWLPAGAAIVKNCKNMDNAKAFIDFIISEEGQKGYAPTTIRPVMTSVENTSKNMPAFSTINVAYEDINYCAEHKKEWQEKWIDLITK from the coding sequence ATGGGCGACAAACCCTATGACGATAAAGCGTGGGAATTTGTTGCGCAGTTTGTTAAACAGCTTAACGGGTCGATTATCTCATCATCAAGTCAGATTTACAAGGCTACGGCGGACGGTGAGTATGCAGTCGGCGTATCTTATGAAGATCCCTGTATCAGCCTGCTTGAAGACGGAGCAACGAATCTGATGGTTGTCTATCCCGAAGAGGGGGCTGTTTGGCTTCCGGCCGGAGCGGCGATCGTCAAAAATTGCAAGAATATGGACAACGCAAAAGCTTTTATCGACTTCATCATTTCAGAAGAAGGTCAAAAAGGCTATGCACCGACGACAATCAGACCGGTAATGACTTCCGTCGAGAATACAAGTAAAAATATGCCTGCGTTTTCTACTATCAATGTTGCATACGAAGATATCAATTATTGTGCAGAACACAAAAAAGAATGGCAGGAAAAGTGGATTGATTTAATTACAAAATAA